The Amycolatopsis solani genome has a window encoding:
- a CDS encoding cysteine hydrolase family protein, whose product MPGSGRRHGPGRRPAVIAVDFQRHFIDAVAAPAVAATAGLLDHARRAGTPVYLVRIEFDDLADADPAWAARFDLSPLLRGAPGTELDPRIGPRHGDVVVDKRHASAFAGTDLAVRLSEEDVDTVLICGLTTSGCVRATAVDAASLGLRVEVVRECVADPRPLSGPVALSDLADRYADVIDLGEAVRMLPGGVE is encoded by the coding sequence ATGCCGGGTTCCGGCCGCCGTCACGGACCGGGCCGCCGCCCGGCGGTGATCGCCGTCGACTTCCAGCGCCACTTCATCGACGCGGTCGCCGCCCCCGCCGTGGCGGCGACCGCCGGGCTCCTCGACCACGCGCGCCGCGCCGGGACACCGGTGTACCTCGTCCGCATCGAGTTCGACGACCTGGCGGACGCCGATCCGGCGTGGGCCGCCCGGTTCGACTTGAGCCCGTTGCTGCGCGGCGCGCCGGGGACCGAGCTGGACCCCCGGATCGGACCGCGGCACGGCGACGTCGTGGTCGACAAGCGCCACGCTTCCGCTTTCGCCGGAACGGACCTGGCGGTGCGACTGTCCGAAGAGGACGTCGATACGGTGCTCATCTGCGGTCTGACGACGAGCGGCTGCGTAAGGGCGACGGCGGTGGACGCGGCGTCACTCGGCTTGCGCGTGGAGGTGGTGCGGGAGTGCGTGGCGGACCCGAGGCCGCTGTCGGGACCGGTGGCGCTGTCGGACCTGGCGGACCGGTACGCGGACGTGATCGACCTCGGCGAAGCCGTGCGCATGCTGCCCGGCGGTGTCGAATAG
- a CDS encoding FadR/GntR family transcriptional regulator yields MVAEPANGGRVARRRPDARRPQKVSLAIAQRIVDDITDDHLAPGTKLASERDMMARFETGRGTLREALRFLEMNGVIRVKAGPQGGPIVSEPDAHDLAGVLGLFLQLKGMPFKALVAAREVLEPELAAQAAEAADAKLIAEISDSIDGMREFLDDEQNFLAENDRFHAAVAAAAGNELFALLITSLHLITDGMPLGVSYPPPRRKAVLQAHEAVCDAIKNGDAEGARWAMRRHMREFRRYIVEKFPMVYERPVRWRDVAP; encoded by the coding sequence GTGGTTGCCGAACCTGCGAACGGCGGGCGCGTCGCCCGGCGCCGTCCCGATGCCCGCCGTCCGCAGAAGGTTTCGCTGGCGATCGCCCAGCGGATCGTCGACGACATCACCGACGACCACCTCGCGCCGGGCACCAAGCTGGCCAGCGAACGCGACATGATGGCGCGCTTCGAGACCGGGCGCGGAACCCTGCGGGAAGCGTTGCGGTTCCTCGAGATGAACGGCGTCATCCGCGTCAAGGCGGGCCCGCAGGGCGGCCCGATCGTCTCCGAGCCGGACGCCCACGACCTGGCCGGCGTGCTGGGATTGTTCCTGCAGCTCAAGGGAATGCCGTTCAAGGCGCTGGTCGCGGCGCGCGAAGTGCTCGAACCGGAGCTGGCGGCGCAGGCCGCCGAAGCCGCGGACGCGAAGCTGATCGCGGAGATCTCGGACTCGATCGACGGCATGCGCGAGTTCCTCGACGACGAGCAGAACTTCCTGGCCGAGAACGACCGCTTCCACGCGGCCGTGGCCGCGGCGGCGGGCAACGAGCTGTTCGCCCTGCTGATCACGTCCTTGCACCTCATCACCGACGGCATGCCCCTGGGCGTCAGCTACCCGCCGCCCCGGCGGAAAGCGGTCCTGCAGGCGCACGAAGCGGTGTGCGACGCGATCAAGAACGGCGACGCCGAGGGCGCCCGCTGGGCGATGCGCCGCCACATGCGCGAGTTCCGCCGGTACATCGTCGAGAAGTTCCCGATGGTCTACGAACGCCCGGTCCGCTGGCGCGATGTGGCGCCCTGA
- a CDS encoding FadR/GntR family transcriptional regulator: MASEETEGAGRRPRRRPDPRRSHKAALTIAQDIVDDITRDDLEPGSMLPGEREMLERFGAGRGTLRESLRFLEMTGAITLKPGPRGGPVVAEQDGQDLAWVLGLFMQLRGVPFGAVVAARETLEPELAGLAAERATAEDHARIRDTIDGMRAFLDDEQNFLAENDRFHSAVAAASGNDLFALVISSLHTITDGVPLGLDYSRPRRENVVKSHTAIAEAIEAGDAEGARWAMRKHLRPFRTRIEADFPTVMDKQLRWRDIVP; encoded by the coding sequence GTGGCAAGCGAAGAAACCGAGGGCGCCGGGCGCCGGCCACGACGCCGGCCGGACCCCCGCCGGTCCCACAAGGCCGCCCTCACGATCGCGCAGGACATCGTCGACGACATCACACGCGACGACCTCGAGCCGGGCTCGATGCTGCCCGGTGAGCGGGAGATGCTCGAGCGGTTCGGGGCGGGCCGGGGCACCCTGCGGGAGTCGCTGCGGTTCCTCGAGATGACCGGGGCGATCACCTTGAAACCCGGCCCGCGCGGCGGCCCGGTCGTCGCGGAACAGGACGGCCAGGACCTGGCCTGGGTGCTCGGGTTGTTCATGCAGCTGCGCGGAGTCCCGTTCGGGGCGGTCGTCGCCGCGCGGGAGACCCTCGAACCCGAGCTGGCCGGGCTCGCCGCCGAGCGGGCGACCGCGGAGGACCACGCACGCATCCGGGACACCATCGACGGCATGCGCGCCTTCCTCGACGACGAGCAGAACTTCCTGGCCGAGAACGACCGCTTCCATTCGGCGGTCGCCGCCGCGTCGGGCAACGACCTCTTCGCGCTGGTGATCTCGTCGCTGCACACGATCACCGACGGCGTGCCGCTGGGGCTCGACTACTCCCGGCCGCGCCGGGAGAACGTGGTGAAGTCCCACACCGCGATCGCCGAGGCCATCGAGGCCGGTGACGCCGAAGGCGCCCGCTGGGCGATGCGCAAGCACCTTCGCCCGTTCCGCACCCGGATCGAGGCCGACTTCCCCACGGTCATGGACAAGCAGCTGCGCTGGCGCGACATCGTCCCCTGA
- a CDS encoding SDR family oxidoreductase, protein MDLGVTVVVGAGGMGLAIARRLGAGTTLVLGDHDEVRLERAAAELRGEGHQVVTQAVDVADRASVAALAATAAGLGAVTRLAHTAGVSPAQAPAERILRIDLLGVAFAVEEFGEVVAPGGAGVVIASMAGHRLAALPPGQERELAVTPVEDLLDLPFVREAARSPRTAYWLAKRGNQLRVQAAATRWGERRARLNSISPGVVATPMGHQELSGPGGDRMRAAVAASAAGRVGTPADVAAAAAFLLGPDAGFVTGTDLLVDGGVTAVRAAGGS, encoded by the coding sequence ATGGACTTGGGCGTGACGGTCGTGGTCGGGGCCGGCGGCATGGGCCTGGCGATCGCCCGGCGGCTCGGCGCCGGGACCACGCTGGTGCTCGGCGACCACGACGAGGTCCGGCTCGAGCGGGCCGCCGCGGAGCTGCGCGGCGAGGGACACCAGGTGGTGACGCAAGCCGTGGACGTCGCCGACCGCGCGTCGGTCGCCGCGCTCGCCGCCACCGCCGCCGGCCTCGGCGCGGTCACCCGGCTCGCCCACACCGCCGGCGTGTCCCCCGCCCAGGCGCCCGCCGAGCGGATCCTGCGCATCGACCTCCTGGGCGTCGCGTTCGCCGTCGAGGAGTTCGGCGAGGTCGTCGCTCCTGGCGGGGCCGGCGTCGTCATCGCGAGCATGGCCGGGCACCGCCTGGCCGCCCTGCCGCCCGGACAGGAACGGGAGCTGGCCGTGACGCCCGTCGAAGACCTGCTGGACCTGCCGTTCGTCCGGGAGGCCGCGCGATCGCCGCGCACCGCGTACTGGCTGGCCAAGCGGGGCAACCAGCTGCGGGTGCAAGCCGCCGCGACGCGGTGGGGCGAGCGCCGTGCCCGGCTCAACTCGATCAGCCCGGGCGTGGTCGCCACTCCGATGGGACACCAGGAGCTCAGCGGGCCGGGCGGCGACCGCATGCGCGCGGCGGTAGCGGCCTCGGCGGCCGGGCGGGTCGGCACGCCCGCCGACGTCGCCGCGGCCGCGGCCTTCCTGCTGGGGCCCGACGCCGGCTTCGTCACCGGCACCGACCTCCTCGTCGACGGCGGCGTGACGGCCGTGCGGGCAGCGGGTGGAAGCTGA
- a CDS encoding branched-chain amino acid ABC transporter permease, translated as MRELQSLFNGIGLGALYALVGLAAAFVLRVTKIMNFAVGGIVVLAGLTAASLAGLPPLPRLVLLLVAGAPVGALVHLVSTRWLASRPGGGQEHDLGGVLVTVALATALQGLGYLLFGSDLRFATPVVPARTLALGGGITVTTGTLLLVAAVALGGLGSWVVLERSRLGRALRAVSDDPVTARLSGVRVSTMAFVAYALLGVLCFFVGDVSAEVVGVTPDNVFHIIVGALFGLVIGGGDRVAGPIVGGLVIGIAEAVVNARGGQFTATVVQLGLVLVILLVKPRGLFPDRTSRVVG; from the coding sequence GTGCGGGAACTCCAATCACTGTTCAACGGAATCGGGCTCGGGGCCTTGTACGCCCTGGTCGGCCTCGCGGCCGCGTTCGTCCTGCGGGTCACGAAGATCATGAACTTCGCGGTGGGCGGGATCGTGGTGCTGGCCGGCCTGACGGCGGCCTCGCTCGCGGGGCTGCCCCCGCTGCCGCGGCTCGTGCTGCTCCTCGTGGCCGGAGCGCCGGTCGGCGCGCTCGTGCACCTGGTCTCGACGCGGTGGCTCGCGAGCCGTCCGGGCGGCGGGCAGGAACACGACCTCGGCGGGGTGCTCGTGACGGTCGCGCTGGCGACCGCCCTGCAGGGGCTGGGTTACCTGCTGTTCGGGTCGGACCTGCGGTTCGCCACCCCGGTGGTGCCGGCGCGCACGCTGGCGCTGGGTGGCGGGATCACCGTCACGACCGGCACCCTGCTCCTCGTCGCGGCGGTCGCGCTCGGCGGGCTCGGCAGCTGGGTGGTGCTGGAACGGTCGCGGCTGGGCCGGGCGCTGCGGGCGGTGTCCGACGACCCGGTCACCGCCCGGCTGTCGGGCGTGCGGGTCTCGACGATGGCGTTCGTCGCCTACGCGCTGCTGGGCGTGCTGTGCTTCTTCGTCGGCGACGTCTCCGCCGAAGTCGTCGGAGTGACGCCGGACAACGTCTTCCACATCATCGTGGGCGCCTTGTTCGGGCTGGTGATCGGCGGCGGCGACCGCGTCGCCGGGCCGATCGTGGGCGGCTTGGTCATCGGGATCGCCGAAGCGGTCGTGAACGCGCGGGGCGGGCAGTTCACCGCCACCGTCGTCCAGCTCGGCCTGGTGCTGGTGATCCTCCTGGTGAAACCCCGGGGCCTGTTCCCGGACCGGACGAGCAGGGTGGTCGGATGA
- a CDS encoding ABC transporter ATP-binding protein, which translates to MLRRKSTSAPIRALVLEDADIGYGQMTVLRGAGFTIGAGECAGVLGPNGAGKTTLLSCLAGVLGPGRGSVTGLTGDGDRVDLTRSGPEARRFAGISFVPEGRRVFPRLTVEETLRFAHEALRRPRAAADEAIEGAYDRFPGLAGRRHVAAGMLSGGEQQMLSLARAMAGDPSVLLVDEPFMGLAPKVVDELIGCFRELRAAGVTLVVADESATTIDQLAPERTVDVRDLPARVGG; encoded by the coding sequence ATGCTGCGACGGAAGTCCACGAGTGCGCCGATCCGCGCGCTGGTCCTCGAGGACGCGGACATCGGGTACGGGCAGATGACCGTGCTGCGCGGAGCCGGCTTCACGATCGGGGCCGGCGAGTGCGCCGGCGTGCTCGGGCCCAACGGCGCGGGCAAGACGACCCTGCTGAGCTGCCTGGCCGGGGTGCTGGGCCCGGGCCGGGGTTCGGTCACCGGCCTGACCGGCGACGGCGACCGCGTCGACCTGACCCGGTCGGGTCCCGAAGCCCGGCGGTTCGCGGGGATCTCCTTCGTCCCCGAGGGCCGCCGCGTCTTCCCCCGGCTGACGGTGGAGGAGACGCTGCGGTTCGCCCACGAAGCCCTGCGCCGTCCCCGGGCGGCCGCCGACGAGGCGATCGAAGGCGCCTACGACCGGTTCCCCGGCCTCGCCGGGCGGCGGCACGTCGCCGCGGGCATGCTCAGCGGCGGCGAGCAGCAGATGCTGTCGCTGGCCAGGGCGATGGCGGGCGATCCCTCGGTGCTCCTCGTGGACGAGCCGTTCATGGGGTTGGCGCCCAAGGTGGTCGACGAACTGATCGGCTGCTTCCGCGAGCTGCGCGCCGCCGGCGTGACGCTCGTCGTCGCCGACGAAAGCGCCACCACGATCGACCAGCTCGCCCCGGAACGCACCGTCGACGTGCGCGACCTGCCGGCCCGGGTGGGTGGCTGA
- a CDS encoding cytochrome P450, with translation MSNTCPANVPLPLDPALPRTENYEDGASVLRSASFSVDVYHENAVLLAGTLLGSDGDRHRHLKRLEGGLFNPAHLAHYEKTVLAEVVDEELAALAANGDGVPRGDLIPLVRRMALRISAEVVGLDDIDDARLSHLTRLVARLGDGILIQWATRDHAEVMRDALAGKEEFWAEFVRPALEKRRGQARPGKDLISVLLADTTLSWSDDDILKEALLFMAAAAFTTATAVTHAVAELTNWLPGHPEAREKLADPEFLRVAGMESLRVHPGRHVLFRAAAERTTMPDGTPVEPGQLVLVDKFHANMDEEAYGGAAGEFDPYRTIAEGTAPYGLSFGAGPHQCLGKPLVLGTAAGRRAEPRDGTLALLLGALFRAGVERDPDHPPVRPDSVHDRYESFPVRFTAL, from the coding sequence GTGTCGAACACCTGTCCCGCGAACGTCCCGCTTCCCCTCGACCCGGCGCTCCCGCGCACGGAGAACTACGAGGACGGCGCCTCGGTGCTGCGCTCGGCGTCGTTCAGCGTCGACGTCTACCACGAGAACGCGGTGCTGCTGGCCGGCACGCTGCTCGGCTCGGACGGCGACCGCCACCGCCACCTCAAGCGCCTCGAAGGCGGCCTGTTCAACCCGGCCCACCTGGCGCACTACGAGAAAACGGTGCTGGCCGAGGTGGTGGACGAGGAGCTGGCGGCGCTCGCGGCGAACGGCGACGGCGTTCCCCGCGGCGACCTGATCCCGCTGGTGCGCCGGATGGCCCTGCGGATCTCCGCGGAGGTGGTCGGGCTCGACGACATCGACGACGCCCGGCTGTCGCACCTGACGAGGCTCGTCGCCCGGCTCGGCGACGGAATCCTGATCCAGTGGGCGACCCGCGACCACGCCGAGGTCATGCGGGACGCGCTGGCCGGCAAAGAGGAGTTCTGGGCGGAGTTCGTGCGCCCGGCGCTGGAAAAGCGCCGCGGGCAGGCGAGGCCAGGCAAGGACCTCATCTCGGTGCTCCTCGCCGACACCACGCTGAGCTGGTCGGACGACGACATCCTCAAGGAAGCCCTGCTGTTCATGGCCGCCGCGGCGTTCACCACGGCGACGGCCGTGACGCACGCCGTCGCCGAGCTGACGAACTGGCTGCCGGGCCACCCCGAGGCCCGCGAGAAGCTCGCCGATCCCGAGTTCCTGCGCGTCGCCGGCATGGAGTCGCTGCGCGTGCACCCCGGGCGGCACGTGCTGTTCCGGGCAGCGGCCGAGCGCACGACCATGCCGGACGGGACGCCGGTGGAGCCGGGTCAGCTGGTGCTCGTCGACAAGTTCCACGCGAACATGGACGAAGAGGCCTACGGCGGCGCGGCCGGCGAGTTCGACCCGTACCGCACGATCGCCGAGGGCACCGCGCCCTACGGCCTGAGCTTCGGGGCCGGCCCCCACCAGTGCCTCGGCAAGCCGCTGGTGCTGGGCACCGCGGCCGGGCGCCGCGCCGAGCCGCGCGACGGGACGCTCGCCCTGCTGCTCGGGGCGTTGTTCCGGGCGGGGGTGGAGCGCGATCCGGACCACCCGCCGGTGCGCCCGGACAGCGTCCACGACCGCTACGAGTCCTTTCCCGTCCGGTTCACCGCGCTCTGA
- a CDS encoding branched-chain amino acid ABC transporter ATP-binding protein/permease, producing the protein MNERFLRRAIQSVVVALYLYGLFGGSYAFQATLTTVSFTAALAVAYSLVLGYLDVFNFSQHAVIGISAYGFAITAAATGSVWWAVLVSAACSVALLVAVAGLSARLTGFQLGLVTISAGAVFLTALTTFTGLTGGSSGITDFPRWVDFSARETGPALALGVAVLVGTGLVVRLFMSGRTGRLGVAIGDDVFLARVVGTNVVAVRIGVAVVSGLLTAVATVLWVQEQKVVVPTTYGLPLLIQIFLVLMVGGRRSIWGPIAASVVVVGVPGWIGGLDGNVLTIVFALLVILVVVRRPTGLFPEALRDRRRRWAVRRAPAGAAGARPEIVALTADGVRKSFGPVVALDGVSIGFEPGRITAVIGSNGSGKTTLLNCLNGIWAPETGRIGLRWSDGADRDVRWGRVHRLARHGLGRSFQVPRLAAGLSVRDNVGLACDGWGRRADPGRLEAVLERWALTAWLDRPVAVLPHGVRRWVELARLELGGCRVLLLDEPAAGLTDEEVEFLAGALRRWRADGCAVVLVEHDHDLVERIADRTVVMVGGRIVGVGDLAELRARGDLHDVIGSGTRS; encoded by the coding sequence ATGAACGAGCGGTTCCTGCGGCGGGCGATCCAGTCGGTCGTCGTCGCGCTGTACCTCTACGGCCTGTTCGGCGGCAGCTACGCGTTCCAGGCGACGCTGACGACGGTGTCGTTCACGGCCGCACTGGCGGTGGCCTACTCCCTCGTGCTCGGCTACCTGGACGTCTTCAACTTCTCGCAGCACGCCGTGATCGGGATTTCGGCGTACGGGTTCGCGATCACGGCGGCGGCCACCGGCTCGGTGTGGTGGGCGGTGCTGGTCTCGGCGGCCTGCTCGGTCGCGCTGCTCGTCGCGGTGGCGGGCCTGAGCGCACGGCTGACCGGGTTCCAGCTCGGCCTGGTCACCATCTCCGCGGGCGCGGTGTTCCTGACCGCGCTCACCACGTTCACTGGCCTGACCGGCGGCTCGTCCGGCATCACGGACTTCCCGCGCTGGGTGGACTTCTCGGCCCGCGAGACCGGCCCCGCGCTCGCCCTCGGCGTCGCCGTGCTCGTCGGCACCGGCCTCGTCGTGCGGCTGTTCATGTCGGGCCGCACCGGCCGTCTCGGCGTGGCGATCGGCGACGACGTGTTCCTGGCCCGGGTGGTCGGGACCAACGTCGTGGCGGTCCGGATCGGCGTCGCCGTGGTGAGCGGGCTGCTCACCGCCGTCGCCACGGTCCTGTGGGTGCAGGAGCAGAAGGTCGTGGTGCCGACGACCTACGGGCTGCCGCTGCTGATCCAGATCTTCCTCGTGCTGATGGTGGGCGGGCGGCGGAGCATCTGGGGCCCCATCGCGGCGAGCGTCGTCGTGGTCGGGGTGCCCGGCTGGATCGGCGGGCTGGACGGCAACGTCCTGACGATCGTGTTCGCGTTGCTGGTGATCCTCGTGGTCGTGCGCCGCCCGACCGGGCTGTTCCCGGAGGCGCTGCGCGACCGCCGTCGCCGGTGGGCGGTGCGCCGCGCGCCGGCGGGTGCGGCCGGCGCGCGGCCGGAGATCGTCGCGCTCACCGCGGACGGGGTCCGGAAGTCGTTCGGCCCGGTGGTGGCGCTCGACGGCGTCTCGATCGGGTTCGAACCCGGCCGGATCACCGCCGTCATCGGCTCCAACGGTTCCGGCAAGACGACGTTGCTGAACTGCCTCAACGGGATCTGGGCGCCGGAGACCGGGCGGATCGGGCTGCGCTGGTCCGACGGCGCCGACCGCGACGTCCGCTGGGGCCGGGTGCACCGGCTCGCCCGGCACGGTCTCGGCCGCAGCTTCCAGGTGCCGCGGCTGGCGGCGGGCCTGAGCGTGCGCGACAACGTCGGGCTCGCCTGCGACGGCTGGGGCCGGCGCGCGGATCCCGGGCGGCTGGAGGCGGTCCTGGAGCGGTGGGCGTTGACGGCGTGGCTCGACCGGCCGGTGGCGGTGCTGCCGCACGGCGTCCGCCGGTGGGTGGAGCTGGCACGGCTCGAACTGGGCGGCTGCCGCGTGCTGCTGCTCGACGAACCGGCCGCCGGGCTCACCGACGAAGAGGTCGAGTTCCTGGCCGGGGCGCTGCGGCGCTGGCGCGCGGACGGGTGCGCCGTCGTGCTCGTCGAGCACGACCACGACCTGGTGGAGCGGATCGCCGACCGCACCGTGGTGATGGTGGGCGGCCGGATCGTCGGCGTCGGCGACCTCGCCGAGCTGCGCGCCCGCGGCGACCTGCACGACGTCATCGGATCCGGGACGAGGAGCTGA
- a CDS encoding zinc-dependent alcohol dehydrogenase has protein sequence MRARAMVQPGPGVLEEREFEVPVIGDGEALLKIEATGICGSDKTQLDGGLAKSGWSAYPVIPGHEPVGRVVEIGAEARRLWGVGEGQLVAVESVVPCQVCDRCTGGLVKFCRNRFSYGFTPTTFGSGLWGGFAEYLVLRPNTRVHPVPDGVEAEVATLFNPLGAGFDWTVRRGGTTAGDAVVVLGCGQRGLACAVAARAAGADRVVVTGLAKDRHKLEIASRLGVDATVEVDNLPDGCPDVVTAVRAALGGDADRVVDTTPHAVSAIGDAIALVRPGGVVVVAGLKGGADLSGVDADAMVLKAIDLRGVVSVEPWGYRQALRLLGSGRLPVELLHSHTVPLAAVREGIELLSRSDAVHVSVVPEVAS, from the coding sequence ATGCGAGCACGGGCGATGGTCCAGCCGGGGCCGGGTGTGCTGGAAGAGCGGGAGTTCGAGGTCCCCGTCATCGGAGACGGCGAGGCGCTGCTGAAGATCGAAGCCACCGGCATCTGCGGAAGTGACAAGACGCAGCTCGACGGCGGCTTGGCGAAGAGCGGCTGGTCCGCCTACCCGGTGATCCCCGGGCACGAGCCGGTCGGCCGGGTGGTCGAGATCGGCGCCGAAGCGCGTCGGCTCTGGGGCGTCGGGGAGGGACAGCTCGTCGCGGTGGAGTCGGTGGTGCCGTGCCAGGTGTGCGACCGCTGCACCGGCGGGCTGGTGAAGTTCTGCCGCAACCGCTTCTCCTACGGCTTCACGCCGACGACGTTCGGCAGCGGGCTGTGGGGCGGCTTCGCCGAATACCTCGTGCTGCGCCCGAACACCCGGGTGCACCCGGTGCCCGACGGTGTCGAAGCCGAGGTGGCGACGCTGTTCAACCCGCTCGGCGCCGGGTTCGACTGGACGGTCCGGCGGGGCGGGACCACCGCCGGCGACGCCGTGGTGGTTCTCGGGTGCGGGCAGCGCGGCCTGGCCTGCGCGGTCGCCGCCCGGGCCGCGGGCGCGGACCGGGTCGTCGTCACCGGGCTCGCCAAGGACCGGCACAAGCTCGAGATCGCGAGCCGGCTCGGCGTCGACGCCACCGTCGAGGTGGACAACCTCCCCGACGGCTGCCCCGACGTCGTCACCGCGGTCCGCGCGGCGCTCGGCGGGGACGCCGACCGGGTGGTGGACACGACGCCGCACGCGGTCTCGGCGATCGGCGACGCGATCGCGCTCGTGCGGCCCGGGGGAGTGGTGGTGGTCGCCGGGCTGAAGGGCGGCGCCGATCTGTCCGGAGTGGACGCCGACGCGATGGTGCTCAAGGCGATCGACCTCCGGGGCGTGGTCAGCGTGGAACCGTGGGGCTACCGCCAGGCCCTGCGGCTGCTCGGGTCGGGCCGGTTGCCGGTCGAGCTGCTGCACTCCCACACCGTGCCGCTGGCGGCGGTCCGCGAGGGCATCGAACTGCTCAGCCGGTCCGACGCCGTGCACGTGTCCGTCGTCCCCGAGGTGGCGAGCTAA
- a CDS encoding ABC transporter substrate-binding protein, which yields MQLGYGSGGRKGRMAAVLSLSLALTATACSGGVGGDPGGDSIKVGAVFALSGVYGAIGGEMLDGVRFAVDEVNAAGGIGGKKLDLEVKDYRSDQSLLPGLANELLQDGVVAVVGPETSTSSVVLDPTMASAKVPMITAAGLNPKGAYSFSVQPLSGYFDLAAEFAKSRGARALCDLGVSGASFESLQQVLEPAAAKAGLPMGTRIPFDAAASSLTPQVTQLKSDGCTAVFAGGTGPSVLVVARAMVDLGMTDAILMSQPTNATAATLAQLGAAAPFTSFGLPKVMVADLLPAGDPAGPAIRPFADAWKKAGKPALTTNNAIGYSSVRVVSQAIEDGGPAAEAIYADLKSGKDFPTPMLTYNFKAARNGTLPDRGDGWFTFARWKADAKAWELTFTGAAPASGR from the coding sequence GTGCAACTCGGCTACGGAAGCGGGGGACGCAAGGGGCGGATGGCCGCCGTGCTGTCGCTCTCGCTCGCGCTCACCGCCACCGCGTGCAGCGGCGGAGTCGGCGGGGACCCCGGCGGCGACTCGATCAAGGTGGGCGCGGTGTTCGCCCTCAGCGGCGTGTACGGCGCGATCGGCGGCGAAATGCTCGACGGCGTCCGCTTCGCCGTCGACGAAGTGAACGCCGCGGGCGGGATCGGCGGCAAGAAGCTCGACCTCGAGGTCAAGGACTACCGGTCCGACCAGAGCCTGCTGCCCGGGCTCGCCAACGAACTGCTGCAGGACGGCGTCGTGGCCGTGGTCGGGCCGGAGACGAGCACCTCCTCGGTCGTGCTGGACCCGACGATGGCCTCGGCCAAGGTCCCGATGATCACCGCCGCCGGGCTGAACCCGAAGGGCGCCTACAGCTTCAGCGTGCAGCCGCTCAGCGGGTACTTCGACCTCGCGGCCGAATTCGCGAAGAGCCGGGGCGCCAGGGCGTTGTGCGACCTGGGCGTCAGCGGCGCCTCCTTCGAGTCGCTGCAGCAGGTCCTGGAACCGGCGGCCGCGAAAGCCGGGCTGCCGATGGGCACGCGCATCCCGTTCGACGCCGCGGCGAGCTCGCTGACCCCGCAGGTCACCCAGCTGAAGAGCGACGGGTGCACGGCGGTCTTCGCCGGTGGCACCGGCCCGTCCGTGCTGGTGGTCGCCCGGGCGATGGTCGACCTCGGGATGACCGACGCCATCCTGATGTCCCAGCCCACCAACGCGACCGCCGCGACGCTGGCCCAGCTCGGCGCGGCGGCGCCGTTCACCAGCTTCGGCCTGCCCAAGGTGATGGTGGCCGACCTGCTCCCGGCGGGCGACCCGGCCGGGCCGGCGATCCGGCCGTTCGCGGACGCGTGGAAGAAGGCCGGGAAGCCGGCGCTGACGACGAACAACGCGATCGGCTACTCGAGCGTCCGCGTCGTCTCGCAGGCCATCGAGGACGGTGGCCCGGCTGCCGAGGCGATCTACGCGGACCTCAAGTCCGGCAAGGACTTCCCGACGCCGATGCTCACCTACAACTTCAAGGCGGCCCGCAACGGCACCCTGCCCGACCGCGGCGACGGCTGGTTCACCTTCGCGCGGTGGAAGGCGGACGCCAAGGCGTGGGAGCTCACCTTCACCGGCGCCGCACCGGCGTCCGGCCGCTGA